Proteins found in one Dehalococcoidales bacterium genomic segment:
- a CDS encoding enoyl-CoA hydratase/isomerase family protein gives MAKLEEYADKYQTIQMERRNGILQVTFHTENGPLQWGTLPHREFPRAFGDIGSDPENKVVIITGTGDVFSGPKATPGVRARGPAWWWDKIYWEGKHLLMNLLNIEAPMISAINGPALRHSELPLTCDIVLAAEEAAFQDSGHFTNGLIPGDGMHVIYPLLMGLNRARYFLLTGQTLSAQQALELGLVNEVLPKEQLLPRAWELAEQLAQQPPLVLRYSRVLLTQHLKSQIHDLLGYGLALEGMGTMDDRQDKSP, from the coding sequence ATGGCCAAGCTAGAAGAGTACGCAGACAAGTACCAGACCATCCAAATGGAACGCCGCAACGGCATTCTCCAGGTTACTTTTCACACGGAAAACGGCCCCCTGCAGTGGGGAACGCTGCCCCACCGTGAGTTCCCCCGCGCCTTCGGAGATATCGGCAGCGACCCGGAAAACAAGGTGGTTATCATCACCGGCACCGGGGACGTCTTCTCCGGCCCCAAAGCAACGCCCGGCGTCCGCGCCCGGGGCCCTGCCTGGTGGTGGGACAAGATTTACTGGGAAGGGAAGCACCTGCTGATGAACCTGTTGAATATCGAAGCGCCTATGATCAGCGCCATCAACGGCCCGGCCCTGCGCCACTCCGAACTGCCGCTGACCTGTGACATCGTCCTGGCCGCCGAGGAAGCCGCTTTCCAGGACTCCGGTCACTTCACCAACGGGCTCATTCCGGGCGACGGGATGCACGTTATCTATCCCCTGCTGATGGGATTGAACCGGGCTCGTTATTTCCTGCTCACCGGCCAGACGCTATCGGCACAGCAGGCACTGGAACTCGGACTGGTCAATGAAGTCCTGCCCAAGGAGCAGTTGCTCCCCCGTGCCTGGGAACTGGCCGAGCAGCTGGCACAGCAGCCGCCACTGGTTCTGCGTTACAGTCGGGTACTGCTCACCCAGCACCTCAAAAGCCAGATACACGACCTGCTGGGATACGGGCTGGCGCTGGAGGGGATGGGCACGATGGACGACCGCCAGGACAAGAGTCCCTGA
- a CDS encoding cbb3-type cytochrome c oxidase subunit I, giving the protein MQAIETNKRLVKFIVAAVLFFAWGVVQGALQAQGPIHEFITQGPAAIIVGAHVHVNLLGWVSLLLAAVVYYLVPVLSGKPIAAPRLINWIFWVFVIGFTIQAVLMITVGIRAGNAFIAGVVGPQLEALMTPYMMPIGILSIICGIVWLMFVVQILVTVGRKS; this is encoded by the coding sequence ATGCAAGCAATAGAAACTAACAAGCGGTTGGTGAAGTTTATTGTCGCCGCGGTGCTCTTCTTTGCCTGGGGTGTTGTTCAGGGCGCGCTTCAGGCACAGGGTCCGATTCACGAGTTTATCACCCAGGGACCGGCCGCCATCATCGTGGGAGCTCATGTCCATGTCAATCTCCTGGGGTGGGTCTCACTGCTCTTGGCGGCGGTGGTCTACTATCTGGTGCCAGTTCTCAGCGGTAAGCCCATCGCGGCGCCGCGCCTTATCAACTGGATATTCTGGGTCTTTGTGATTGGCTTCACGATACAGGCTGTGTTGATGATTACGGTAGGTATTCGCGCCGGTAACGCTTTCATTGCCGGAGTAGTGGGCCCTCAACTGGAGGCATTGATGACCCCCTATATGATGCCTATCGGCATACTGAGCATTATCTGCGGGATTGTCTGGCTGATGTTTGTGGTGCAGATACTGGTCACAGTCGGCCGGAAGAGTTAG
- a CDS encoding 3-oxoacyl-ACP reductase family protein translates to MSIVDFSLAGRVALVTGGKSGIGRAISLAMAEAGADVAICSRTLADGELVGVADEIRGKGRRALAVRANISSSTDVADLVAAVMKEFGRIDIMVNNAGNYLRIPLLEMSEEDWDSIINTHLKGCYFCCQAAGKIMVAQKKGNIINIASTLGHDPRPMVGAYAAAKSGILAMTRVLAMELAPYNVRVNAISPSLVKTRLTERVRNDDDFKRAAAQVPLGRLSVPEDMAGAAVFFASDASSFSTGQNILVDGGRYA, encoded by the coding sequence ATGAGTATTGTTGATTTTTCCCTGGCGGGTAGGGTGGCTCTGGTTACCGGTGGTAAGAGTGGGATTGGCCGGGCTATTTCGCTGGCTATGGCTGAAGCCGGGGCGGATGTGGCTATTTGCAGCCGGACGCTTGCAGATGGCGAGTTGGTGGGGGTGGCTGACGAAATCAGAGGAAAGGGGCGGCGGGCTCTGGCGGTACGGGCGAATATTTCTTCCAGTACAGATGTGGCTGACCTGGTAGCGGCCGTGATGAAGGAATTCGGCCGGATTGATATTATGGTCAATAACGCCGGTAACTACCTGCGGATACCATTGCTGGAAATGTCTGAAGAAGACTGGGACAGCATTATCAATACCCATCTCAAGGGCTGCTACTTCTGCTGCCAGGCAGCGGGCAAGATAATGGTTGCCCAGAAGAAGGGGAACATAATCAATATCGCGTCGACTCTAGGGCACGACCCGCGCCCGATGGTGGGCGCTTATGCTGCTGCCAAGAGCGGCATACTGGCAATGACCAGAGTGCTGGCCATGGAGCTGGCTCCCTACAACGTAAGGGTTAATGCCATCAGCCCCAGCCTGGTCAAGACCAGGCTCACGGAAAGGGTGCGCAACGACGATGACTTTAAGCGGGCGGCCGCCCAGGTGCCGTTAGGGCGTCTCTCGGTACCCGAAGATATGGCCGGTGCCGCCGTATTTTTTGCCTCGGACGCTTCCAGCTTCAGCACCGGTCAAAACATCCTTGTCGATGGCGGTCGTTACGCCTGA
- a CDS encoding cytochrome c, translated as MTHRITPIILVITNLLLLACQGQATPPANAPRGDITTVPDGASLYSANCASCHGESRQGVYGSGGALTPDSLGVRSDAAVKETIVEGIPYTNMPAWKTRLSPEEIDALLQFIKYTAP; from the coding sequence GTGACACATCGGATAACTCCCATCATACTGGTCATCACAAATCTGCTATTACTGGCCTGCCAGGGCCAGGCAACGCCGCCAGCCAACGCGCCTAGGGGGGACATAACCACGGTTCCGGATGGCGCCAGCCTGTATTCCGCTAATTGTGCTTCATGTCACGGGGAAAGCCGGCAGGGAGTGTACGGCTCCGGTGGCGCACTGACACCGGATAGCCTGGGGGTACGGAGTGATGCTGCCGTAAAAGAGACCATAGTTGAGGGTATCCCCTATACCAATATGCCAGCCTGGAAGACGAGGCTCAGCCCGGAAGAGATAGACGCGCTGCTGCAATTCATCAAATATACAGCTCCCTAG